One genomic window of Branchiostoma floridae strain S238N-H82 chromosome 4, Bfl_VNyyK, whole genome shotgun sequence includes the following:
- the LOC118415060 gene encoding fibroblast growth factor 16-like: protein MSSKALLFTFSPLLLVFSFCRSVPIDDVRDAMDRSVSANIADVAVGNFPMTADITRTRRSLPSDDVPDFGSGEDPLLTGLAPSHDSSEDSEVTRDNRWERNIDDDIVRMRQLYCRAGGHHLQILPDGSIRGTRHSGDQYAALEMAPVHFRGVMRIKGYATGLHLCMDARGRLYGSSVFTEECKFRETLEENLYNTYYSVLYGTRRKRWYVALNKQGRPRNALRTKRKHLSTHFLPRRV, encoded by the exons ATGAGTTCAAAGGCGTTGTTATTTACCTTCTCGCCACTTCTGCTGGTGTTTTCGTTTTGCCGGTCAGTGCCGATAGACGACGTGAGGGACGCGATGGACAGGTCGGTTTCGGCTAACATTGCCGACGTAGCGGTCGGAAACTTTCCGATGACTGCCGACATAACAAGAACAAGGCGATCGCTTCCGAGCGACGACGTCCCGGACTTCGGCTCGGGGGAAGACCCCCTCTTGACGGGTCTTGCGCCCTCGCACGATTCCTCTGAGGACTCTGAGGTCACAAGAGACAACAGATGGGAAAGAAATATCGACGACGATATCGTGCGGATGAGGCAGCTGTACTGCCGAGCTGGCGGGCATCACCTACAGATCCTCCCCGACGGGAGCATCAGAGGCACCAGGCACAGCGGAGATCAGTACG CTGCGTTAGAGATGGCCCCGGTCCACTTCCGCGGCGTCATGAGAATCAAGGGCTACGCCACCGGCCTGCACCTCTGCATGGACGCTAGGGGGCGCCTCTACGGATCG TCCGTGTTCACGGAAGAGTGTAAGTTCCGTGAGACCCTGGAGGAGAACCTGTACAACACGTACTACTCCGTCCTGTACGGCACCAGGAGGAAACGCTGGTATGTGGCCCTCAACAAGCAAGGCCGGCCCCGTAACGCACTGCGCACCAAGCGGAAACACTTGTCCACGCACTTCCTACCGAGACGGGTGTAG